The following proteins come from a genomic window of Synechococcus sp. NB0720_010:
- a CDS encoding circadian clock protein KaiA, whose protein sequence is MTQPALTIASLLSDPRLVKAATSWLKGERYCLEDLGSLSDPIAELLQRRDAFDVVLLQQGVTPPEALQGLRQQGVLLPAVVVGEVNGRVDYHEAEVHLPQDQLEQVVYSLDAAVSRFLRKGLSAQSESGGESASTPLSWRLPNRLQGRLGYLGVFYKRDPSLFLRNLPEPDHGELRQSLQRGYRDILISYFKDPAAANQAIESFVHSAFFCDLPVNSVVEIHVDLMDSFWKQLRLEGHKNDFLQDYRLALLDVMAHLCEMYRRSIPPDLPLAEPPPGEAVG, encoded by the coding sequence GCTGGCTGAAGGGTGAGCGCTACTGCCTGGAGGACCTGGGCTCCCTTTCCGACCCGATCGCTGAATTGCTCCAGCGGCGGGATGCCTTTGATGTGGTGCTGCTGCAGCAGGGTGTCACGCCCCCAGAGGCCCTCCAAGGCTTGCGTCAGCAAGGAGTGCTTCTGCCGGCGGTTGTGGTGGGGGAAGTCAACGGCCGCGTCGACTACCACGAGGCGGAGGTGCATCTGCCCCAGGACCAGCTTGAACAGGTTGTCTACAGCCTGGATGCAGCGGTTTCGCGCTTCCTGCGCAAGGGACTGTCTGCTCAATCGGAGTCGGGCGGTGAGTCGGCCTCGACACCGCTGTCCTGGCGGCTACCCAATCGACTTCAGGGGCGCCTGGGCTACCTGGGGGTCTTCTACAAGCGGGATCCGTCCCTGTTTTTGCGCAATCTCCCGGAGCCTGACCACGGCGAGTTGCGCCAGTCGTTGCAGCGGGGCTACCGCGACATCCTGATCAGTTACTTCAAGGATCCTGCGGCGGCCAACCAGGCGATCGAGAGCTTTGTCCACAGCGCCTTCTTTTGCGATCTCCCGGTCAACAGCGTTGTTGAGATCCATGTGGATCTGATGGATTCCTTCTGGAAGCAACTGCGGCTTGAAGGCCATAAAAACGATTTTCTTCAGGATTACCGCCTTGCGCTTTTGGATGTGATGGCCCATTTGTGTGAGATGTACCGGCGTTCCATTCCCCCGGATCTCCCCTTGGCGGAACCACCGCCTGGTGAGGCCGTTGGTTAG
- the kaiB gene encoding circadian clock protein KaiB produces MSPRKTYILKLYVAGNTPNSMRALKTLRNILDTEFQGVYALKVIDVLKNPQLAEEDKILATPTLAKILPPPVRRIIGDLSDRERVLIGLDLLFEELSDEALSESLLDQDAVGDLV; encoded by the coding sequence ATGAGTCCACGCAAGACCTACATCCTGAAGCTCTATGTGGCTGGAAACACGCCCAACTCGATGCGCGCATTGAAGACCCTGCGGAATATCCTTGATACGGAATTTCAGGGTGTGTATGCCCTGAAAGTGATTGATGTTCTGAAAAACCCTCAGCTCGCTGAAGAAGACAAGATCCTGGCGACGCCCACCCTCGCCAAGATCCTTCCGCCACCGGTGCGTCGAATCATTGGTGATCTCTCAGACCGGGAGAGGGTTTTGATTGGTTTGGATCTCTTGTTTGAGGAGCTCAGCGATGAGGCCTTGTCCGAGTCCTTGTTGGACCAGGATGCGGTGGGTGATCTTGTGTGA
- the kaiC gene encoding circadian clock protein KaiC: MQDPSPQSNHLASVQKLPTGIEGFDDVCQGGLPIGRSTLISGTSGTGKTVFSLNFLYNGIRQFDEPGIFVTFEESPLDILRNAASFGWNLQEMVEQDKLFLLDASPDPEGQDVAGSFDLSGLIERINYAIRKYKARRVAIDSITAVFQQYDAVSVVRREIFRLIARLKEIGVTTVMTTERIDEYGPIARYGVEEFVSDNVVILRNVLEGERRRRTVEILKLRGTTHMKGEFPFTMGSHGISIFPLGAMRLTQRSSNVRVSSGVPRLDEMCGGGFFKDSIILATGATGTGKTLLVSKFVENACANKERAILFAYEESRAQLLRNATSWGLDFEEMERQGLLKIICAYPESTGLEDHLQIIKTEISQFKPSRMAIDSLSALARGVSHNAFRQFVIGVTGYAKQEEIAGFFTNTSEEFMGSHSITDSHISTITDTILLLQYVEIRGEMARALNVFKMRGSWHDKGIREYIITSNGPEIKDSFSNFERIISGVPHRIDHDERSELSRIVKGVGEGQF, from the coding sequence ATGCAGGACCCCAGCCCACAGTCCAATCATCTCGCCTCGGTCCAGAAGCTGCCGACGGGGATTGAGGGGTTTGACGACGTTTGCCAGGGCGGTCTCCCCATTGGTCGCTCCACCCTGATCAGTGGGACATCGGGTACGGGAAAAACCGTGTTCTCGCTGAACTTTCTCTATAACGGCATTCGTCAGTTTGACGAGCCCGGGATTTTCGTCACCTTTGAAGAGTCGCCGCTCGATATTCTCCGCAATGCGGCCAGCTTTGGCTGGAATCTTCAGGAAATGGTGGAGCAGGACAAGCTGTTCCTGTTGGATGCCTCCCCTGATCCGGAAGGGCAAGATGTCGCTGGCAGCTTCGATCTGTCAGGTCTGATCGAGCGAATTAACTACGCGATCCGTAAGTACAAAGCCCGGCGTGTGGCGATCGATTCGATCACGGCCGTTTTTCAGCAGTACGACGCGGTCTCGGTCGTGCGCCGGGAGATCTTCCGCTTGATTGCCCGCCTGAAGGAGATCGGCGTCACCACGGTGATGACCACCGAGCGGATTGATGAATACGGTCCCATCGCCCGCTACGGGGTGGAGGAATTCGTCAGCGACAACGTGGTGATCCTCCGCAATGTCTTGGAGGGGGAGCGCCGCCGGCGGACGGTGGAAATCCTCAAGTTGCGCGGTACCACCCATATGAAGGGGGAGTTCCCCTTCACCATGGGCTCCCACGGCATCAGCATCTTCCCGCTGGGGGCCATGCGCCTGACCCAGCGCAGCTCCAATGTCCGCGTGAGCTCGGGTGTCCCCCGCCTCGATGAGATGTGCGGCGGCGGCTTCTTCAAGGATTCGATCATCCTGGCCACCGGTGCGACAGGGACGGGTAAGACCCTGCTGGTCAGCAAGTTTGTGGAGAACGCCTGCGCCAACAAGGAGCGGGCCATCCTCTTTGCCTATGAGGAGTCCAGGGCCCAGCTGCTGCGCAATGCCACCAGTTGGGGGTTGGATTTCGAGGAGATGGAGCGCCAGGGACTGCTCAAAATTATTTGTGCCTATCCCGAATCAACGGGCCTAGAGGATCACCTCCAAATCATCAAGACCGAAATCAGCCAGTTCAAGCCATCGCGGATGGCGATCGACTCCCTCTCGGCCCTGGCGCGGGGCGTGAGTCATAACGCCTTCCGTCAGTTTGTGATCGGCGTGACCGGTTACGCCAAGCAGGAAGAAATCGCGGGCTTCTTTACGAATACCTCCGAAGAATTCATGGGGAGTCACTCGATTACTGACTCCCATATCTCGACGATTACCGACACGATCCTGCTGCTTCAGTACGTCGAGATCCGTGGTGAGATGGCCCGCGCTCTGAACGTCTTCAAGATGCGCGGTTCCTGGCACGACAAGGGAATCCGTGAATACATCATTACGAGCAATGGCCCTGAAATTAAGGACTCCTTCTCGAACTTTGAGCGGATTATTAGTGGTGTGCCGCACCGCATTGACCACGATGAGCGCAGCGAGCTCTCACGCATCGTGAAGGGGGTTGGCGAGGGCCAGTTCTAG